The genomic stretch attgATCCATTAACTTTAGTTGAAGGGGTCCGCCCTctaatttatgaagaaaaagGCACGCACCGGCACCCGAAGCAGCTTATTGGTGGGTCTAAGCGCTTCCTGTTTCTTGGTGAAGCCGTTTAAAGGCTGTCCCTAGTGCACGGTGCCCCGCTTTTTTACAGGTAACAGGGAAAGTCGTATTGGTGAAGCCTTTTATGTGGAGAAAATTGTTTCAGAGGCTTGGCGAACTTAATGTCCGGACAGGTACATAGACAGTATAATGTTTGTTGTACTTATCtgatatattaatttttcatagGTTCAAGGTGAACCTCGTGCACAAGGCTCCTGCATTGCGGGCTTTGGggagaattatttttcatagaccGGGTTCATCTAAGCTGACAAAACAATTTTctaatgcttttttttttattttaacttttgcaACTGGAATTTTAGTTCTTTTAGCTTTTGGTTAggattttttactttttattggAAGCTAAAAGAGAATGAGCGTATAAAGGCCATAAGCTGCTCACTTACAGAGACCTTGCTTAAATAAGTAGTTGTAGGTACTATGTTCTTGTACAGTTCTACTTTAACCCTCCCACTTAAACGTTGCATCTCCGGGCACCAGAGGAATCCAGTTCAACTGAACTTTCACGGTCCACCAGGTGATTTAACCCAGCTTTTGTGAACTGGAATCTGACTTGGATGGACCCATTCACCTGGGTTATTATTagtcaaaattattaatttattatccatGTCATAACTAGAACtacatatttctttatttttactCATTGTAAAGCAAATAGTCTGTCATAGTGGTTTTGAATTATAGAAGTGGCAAATATAATCTTACtctgataatatttttttatccataAATTCTGTTAGAGTATCTGTTTCCTTTACACCTTTAAATGTACAACTTCTACCACTAAATCTCAAATGAGCATCTGAAGTAAGCTTTTGCTTTTCTTGGATTTAGATCTGCATTTGCTATATAGGGGAATGGTAATAATGAGAAGGAATAATGGTTGATTTCTCGTGGATGAAAGTCCTTCCCACGTGGAAAATTCAAGCATTAGACACCACAACGTCATCCCTTCAACAGAATTCTATAAGCTCCCCACCACACACCAAAAACTCATCCTCTTCTAGATTCATCTACCCGTGAATGTTTGTGCACTTCATTACCCAAAATGTGATTCTTTCCCCAATTCTGTCCTTCAGAACACTATCTTACCCATGTACACTcgtttttttctctctctctgttttttttttttgtcaaagttGGAACATAGATAGTCTTAGGAATTCACCAAAGAATGGTGATTTTTCTAACctctatttcttttccattttcttaaGGAATATGAATATAAGTCCACCTATATAGAGATTCCTACCTCGTTGCATTAGGAAGCTAATAGCCAATGTAAAACTCGTTGGATTAAACAAACATGACTTTTAGACGTGTTGTTGTTTATAAAAAAGGAATATGAATATCAGGATTATTACCGCCGATTCAATTCAGGGTTCATTAGGAACAGAAAGTGGTGAcaaggaaacaaaagaaaaggagatGACATGCTCATTGTGTGCTGTTTTTTCTTACGAAACCAGAAGTGGAAAAGCATGTGCCTATCGTCCTTCTTGTGCCTCCTCATACAGTATGTGATGGAGATGTGAACATACAATCTTGTCATTAATCTCTGCCGTGGTGAATCCTGTTCAGGAAGAAACTACACCCTCCGTCACCACTACTAACATGTCTACCAAGAAGGAGCTTCTTTCTACTGCCATGGAGAGGACTAGTGAATGGTTTGTGTTCTatccttctcttttccttcGTTTCCAAGATcttgtttttcttgttgttatgCACAGGATGATCCTGATAAAAAGGAGggaagaattttgagaaatcacCATGAACTTCAACAGGATATTCTCCCAGGAGATTCCAAGTGATTTTACAGTTCATGCTGGCGGAACTTCCTTTGCATTGCACAAGGTAAATCATGAAACTGTGCTCTTATTATATCAAGACTCAAGTGTAGTTAAAAGCTAAAACAGCTTCAAAGGcctacaccccccccccccccccccttttttttttgtataattcaGCCCTCAAATCAAACTAACATCAGATCAGAAAGATAAGAGCCATAGCTAAATTATATGTTTCACAATTCTACATGAAATGGAGAAATTTTGTATACATTCCTTACTTCGATGCAGTTTCCATTAATTTCAAAGTGTGGACACATAAGGAAATTGGTATCAGAAACCTGCGATGCTGATCTCTCTACAATTGAACTCCCTGAAGTGCCTGGTGGAGCAGATGCATTTGAGTTTGCAGCAAAATTTTGTTATGGTATTAATTTTGAGATGACCACAGAAAATATTGCCATGCTTCGGTGTGTGGCTGAATATCTACAGATGACAGAGGACTATGCAGTTGGAAACCTTGTTGGAAGAACCGAAGCCTACTTGAATGAAGTAGCATTGAAAAGCCTTCCAGGAGCAATTTCCATTTTGCATAATTCGGAAAGCCTCCTTCCAACAGCAGAGGAAGTTAAATTAGTGAGTCGATGCATTGATACGATAGCATACCTAGCCTGCAAGGATAGCCAATTTTGCTCATCAAGTCGGGGAGAAACTGGAATTGGATTTGTTAATTCTGTTTcagttgtttcgaaacctgtagTTGATTGGTGGGCCGAAGATTTAACTCTTCTCAGAATCAATATCTTCCAGCGTGTTCTAGTTGCAATGATGGCAAGAGGGTTTAAACAGCAGGCACTAGGCCCAATACTGATGCTGTATGCGCAGAAATCTCTGCAGGGATTGGTGAGATCTCATCCTCAAGTAATTGAATTGTTTCAATCATGtgggtttttgtttgaatttgatATGTATGTTCATGGCAGGAACTATTTGGcaaagggaggaagaagattgATCCTAGACAAGAACATGAGAAGAGGATGGTTTTAGAAACAATAGTTAGTCTTCTGCCAAGGGAGAAGAATACTGTTTCAGTTAGCTTCCTTTCAATGCTGCTACGGTCTGCAGTATATCTCCAGACAATAGTTGCTTGCCGGCTTGACTTGGAGAAGAGAATGGGCTTGCAACTTGGACAGGCTGCTCTTGATGATCTGCTGatcccttcattttctttcactgGTGACACATTATTTGACGTGGACACTGTGCGGAGGGTCCTGGCTAATTTCGTTGAATCAGAAATGGAGATGAACAATTTAGGCTACAGTGCAGATGAAGATTTTGCTTCTCCTTCCCCAGGTAACGTGGAAAGGGTTGGAAAGCTAATGGAAAACTACCTTGCTGAGATAGCATCTGACCGGAACTTATCTGTGTTAAAGTTCACTAGTCTTGCCGAACTGATACCAGTACAATCAAGGGTCACAGATGATGGGATGTACAGAGCCATAGATATTTACTTGAAGGTGCAGTCCCTTTATACATTTGATTGATATATTGTCCGTCTCTTATCTTTCAAAGTAAGTTTGCATATTACTAGTTGAATACCCAGCCAatctcattttttcaaattatcagTCAAGAAGTTAAAGTTTTGATAGGAGGAGAAGCTAATCCACCTCTCTCATTTGTGATCATAGGCTCATCCTGCTTTGAGTGACATGGAGAGGAAGAAAGTTTGCAGCGTGATGAACTGTCAGAAGCTATCTCGCGAGGCCTGCGCGCATGCTGCTAAGAACGACAGGCTTCCTGTCCAAATTGTCGTTCAAGTGCTTTACCACGAGCAACAAAGGCTCCGTGAAGTGGTGAGTGGCAGCCTCACGGGGGCTGAATCCCCTGCTCATCCTCCCAAAGGGGATGTTTACCCCACCGACATCCACCCAGTTCCCGATGAACTCTCGAggttgaagaaagaaaatcaggAACTCAAATTTGAGCTGATAAAGATGAGAACTAGATTGCAAGAGATTGATAAACCAACTGATAAATTAGGTTTGAACAGTCCATCAGGAAGCACCGGGTCATCTGCTGATAAGCCTCGCCTTTCCCGAAAATCGTTCATCAGCTCGGTGTCCAAAAAACTGGGCCGGCTCTACCCGTTTCTCCGAGCTGATGGAGCCACAGCCACTCCTACCAAAGGGCGAAAGAAAGATAGCAGAGATAGGcgccattccatatcttgacaCAATTATCAGGTTTGAATTCAGCAGCTGCATGCTGTTTCCTTTTCAATCTCTTCTACTTCTGTGTGATATCCTTTTAGCTTGTTTATGGTAATTATTCTCCATAGATTTTGCCAAGCATCCTCTTAAGCTTTTCTATTTCATGCCGAAACCGACGGCTAGTTTAAGATTTAAGGTCTAAGGAATTGATTCCTTCCGTTTATATGCTCCCTACTTGAGTGCAAAACAGATTATGTCTCCCTGCTTATAATAGAAATTTggccaaatctatatttttttaatatgtttttacGTTTTTTTGGTGCGattacttaaatttttattgtttcgattatatcattgaatctaatttttaagttaatttaattcctgtattttgatttttttttatgacaatccAACGTTATTGTTATGGATATGTATTTTAGAGTCAATTTAACTAttcaagtcaaaatatatgaattaaattaatttaaaaaaataagttagagatataatagaaataataaaaagtttgagttATCAtacgaaaaaaaataaaatacaaaaagttaaattaatttagatatataaatctaaaaatataattaaaataataaaaaaataagtgaatatataaaaaaaaggtgaaaatataaggataaaatattaattttacgaTATAAATTTACTTCTATCAAGCTGAAATATAGCTTTTGAAATCACTTGAGCCCTGTGTTTTGAGTTAGCATAGAATAGATGGGGGAGGGGGAATCCATAAGGACATTGATTGAAACATtttgtcctatagaattttgtttttttttttgtgtggctaATTACACTTTGTCCTCCTACTTTAACAGAACTTCTTGTACTTTGGTTAGTGAAGAATTAAGGGCTAATTATGCTTTGTCCTTATAGTTCATCTTCATTGTCACAGAACATAAGGCTAGTAAGCCATAGTGAAAGTGTTGGGGCAGATATtaaataaactggaaagaattaTTATGTCCTAGAAAAAACATTAAAACGGGAAATGAtattagggtgcgtttgattgttAACATAGAATTTGagtggaaataaaatattttctaggcaattgaattgtctagaattaaattccaaagaaaaagtcaattgaagATGTTTGATTGGCTTAAATTTCTagctaaaaattattaaatttctttaattttggtgtttgattttcatatatatatatatgtgtatatatgaaattatggcTGCAAATGTCacgaggaagaagacgaaggggAAGGGTTGTCGTCATTGCCATTGCCGTTCCACCTTCACCATCGCCGTCAAGCTTCCCCCATCGTCATCACTGCTGATCTTCCCCCTTTGCCATCTCTGTGCTTCTCCTTCGCCATCGCTGCCGAGCTTCCCCCATCGCCATCGCTGCCGAGCTTCCCCCTTCGCCATCGTTGTCGGGCTTTCCCTGTCACCATCATCGTCACTAGTCGAGCTTTCCCCATCGCCATCGCTACTAGGCTTCTCCTGTTGCCATCGCCTCACTAGCTCAGCTTGCCCTGCCTCTCGTTCGATTGCCTCACCCTCTCTTTCGCTCAAGATTTTAGTTTGCTTgatttttcatttctcaatgGAAAATCAATTCCAGCCCCCCGGGGGGAAAATGTTTTCTAGCTAAAGTGGCAAATGGGCATCACGTGATtgaaagtgaaaaaataaattacttgaaaaatttggccaatcaaatacctcaaaaactaaaatttgggtggaaattagtcatttttcatggaaaaagtgtgcaatcaaacacaccattAATAACTAATCgcgttttgaaaaaaaatctcaatatcGTAttcctctaaaaaaaaaaattatatttttattatgatcTTACAGAAcgataattatttaaatacctCCGTATTGCTCGAAAAGCGAAAAAGTCCACTTCAGCTCTGTGTTTTGAGTTAGTATAGAATAGATGGCGAGAGGAATCCATAAGGACATTGGCCATTGAAACGCTTTATCctatagaattttattttttatttttttttgttaattacacTTTGTCGCCTTACATTAACAGAACTTCTTGTACTTTGGCTAGCGAAGAATTATGGGCTAATTACGCTTTGTACCTATAGTTCATCTTCATTGTCACAGAACATAAGGCTGGTGAGCCATAGTAAAAGTATAACACCTCGCCTCGCACGGCGCGTTATTATAAGGCAATtctcgggatttctttttttttttttaaattcaacacGCGCGGTGTGACATCAACAATCTTTACATGTAGATACAAACCCCGAAAACCTCAGTCTTGCccatttaactaacaagattagtaatcttaaactaaacgagtcataaTACAACGCAACGGATATATTAACATCAAACATCGaggttcttacatagtatttccataacaatatacgtaatacagataaccaaatgataacaatgttATCATACAACTATTAATACACAAgttgaaatacatactaaaaccccaAAGGGTTACAATGACTATCAATTTAAGTCCCATTGACCTTCTACCAgccatgtccttgccctcgcagcagtccctgactcgaacattgaacgttccaggggcataacccaggttagatgacaaaacatctaagtgacggcatgaaactgtttacataatgcatgaacaaatatacgAGAATGCCTTACACAGACAAAATGATATCACGCAaacacgtctatcttgagaaatctctctgacatactcaacctcccgtggaaaattcattccacacaccgttggggttgaccttgctacgacatacttaatctctcgagtgccctaccgtgtcactcgttcaccaggattaatCTTGTCATATTCTCAAGAAAACCCATCCCGTCCCACACGGATCCAACAATGACACGAAAAATAATACCCCGATaattatgaaaatcacacgccatgcactgactcttttgcaagtaaaataATTGATGCAACATACcatatgatcaatatgcaaaatgatgccatatatacatgaataaaacgcataagcataacatcccgagttctggtctcgagtgccctaccatgtcactcgttcacctaaattcactacactcacaccaagacatataCAAAATGAGGGTAAAACTAGAGCCAGATCACTCACCTGAACGCATTTAgaatgcctcgatcctcgtgcaataTCTCGATTTACATGCCAAATCGGAATCACTTGAAGTTACACTCAACCTAGAGCCACAACAcctcctaaacaccatatttaattaaggaaacattaaaatccatttttctcaatttttccataattttatctatttttctcctatttttcatctcgataattcaaaaataattatctcctcaaatattttcccaactatttcaacatgataaatcctaaaataaatcaataaaaatactggAGAAGAAATTACCGGAATACCCCTATTCACGCGCCCAATGCGTGGGTGCAAGTAATGTGTGGCgt from Diospyros lotus cultivar Yz01 chromosome 9, ASM1463336v1, whole genome shotgun sequence encodes the following:
- the LOC127809713 gene encoding BTB/POZ domain-containing protein SR1IP1-like, producing MSTKKELLSTAMERTSEWIFSQEIPSDFTVHAGGTSFALHKFPLISKCGHIRKLVSETCDADLSTIELPEVPGGADAFEFAAKFCYGINFEMTTENIAMLRCVAEYLQMTEDYAVGNLVGRTEAYLNEVALKSLPGAISILHNSESLLPTAEEVKLVSRCIDTIAYLACKDSQFCSSSRGETGIGFVNSVSVVSKPVVDWWAEDLTLLRINIFQRVLVAMMARGFKQQALGPILMLYAQKSLQGLELFGKGRKKIDPRQEHEKRMVLETIVSLLPREKNTVSVSFLSMLLRSAVYLQTIVACRLDLEKRMGLQLGQAALDDLLIPSFSFTGDTLFDVDTVRRVLANFVESEMEMNNLGYSADEDFASPSPGNVERVGKLMENYLAEIASDRNLSVLKFTSLAELIPVQSRVTDDGMYRAIDIYLKAHPALSDMERKKVCSVMNCQKLSREACAHAAKNDRLPVQIVVQVLYHEQQRLREVVSGSLTGAESPAHPPKGDVYPTDIHPVPDELSRLKKENQELKFELIKMRTRLQEIDKPTDKLGLNSPSGSTGSSADKPRLSRKSFISSVSKKLGRLYPFLRADGATATPTKGRKKDSRDRRHSIS